A region of Deltaproteobacteria bacterium DNA encodes the following proteins:
- a CDS encoding cysteine desulfurase, with protein sequence MQRIYLDHNATTPLRREVRERMLPFYGELFGNPSSAHSFGQEVKVHLDEARSRIADQLGASPNEIVFTSGGTESDNTALKGVAFAARKGHIVTTMIEHPAVMQSASYLAKKGFDVTYVPVASDGVVDPEEIRKALRPDTILVSVMHVNNEVGTIQPIREISAITREAGVSFHTDAVQSFGKLPTKVDDLGVDMLSLAGHKIYGPKGIGALYIRKGTRIDPLIIGGAQEKRRRSGTENVAGAVGLGEAVFLSETEREDVFRRLTTFRKRLVETLTEKIEDIVINGGPDRMFPSTISLSVSRVEGESMLLSLDMEGVAVSTGSACSSGSLEPSHVLVAMGIDTVLAQGTLRISMGRGTTREEIEFFLDIFPSIVGRLRAMSPLGARWSEQYNQAK encoded by the coding sequence ATGCAGAGAATCTATCTTGACCACAATGCGACTACGCCATTACGCCGGGAGGTCAGGGAAAGGATGCTCCCTTTTTATGGGGAGCTTTTCGGAAATCCCTCCAGCGCACACTCCTTTGGCCAGGAGGTCAAGGTCCACCTGGACGAGGCGCGAAGCAGGATTGCCGACCAGCTTGGAGCATCTCCCAACGAGATCGTTTTCACCAGCGGTGGGACCGAAAGCGACAACACGGCCCTCAAGGGTGTCGCTTTCGCGGCCCGAAAGGGCCACATTGTCACAACGATGATCGAGCACCCCGCAGTCATGCAGTCGGCCTCATACCTGGCTAAAAAAGGATTCGATGTCACCTATGTGCCAGTTGCCTCCGATGGTGTGGTAGATCCCGAGGAGATCAGAAAGGCCCTTCGACCCGACACCATCCTTGTCTCCGTAATGCACGTTAACAACGAGGTGGGAACGATCCAGCCGATCCGGGAAATATCCGCCATTACCCGCGAGGCAGGAGTATCCTTTCATACCGACGCAGTGCAGAGTTTCGGCAAGCTTCCCACGAAAGTGGACGATCTTGGTGTGGATATGTTGTCCCTGGCAGGACACAAGATCTACGGGCCCAAGGGCATCGGAGCACTGTACATTCGGAAGGGAACAAGGATCGACCCCCTGATAATCGGGGGTGCGCAGGAGAAGCGAAGGCGGAGCGGGACCGAAAACGTTGCCGGCGCCGTGGGCCTGGGCGAGGCCGTCTTTCTCTCTGAGACGGAGAGAGAGGACGTTTTCCGCCGGTTGACCACATTCAGGAAGAGACTTGTTGAAACCCTTACCGAAAAAATAGAGGACATCGTGATCAACGGCGGTCCTGACAGGATGTTCCCCTCCACCATCAGCCTCAGTGTAAGCAGGGTGGAAGGGGAATCGATGCTCCTTTCCCTCGATATGGAGGGTGTGGCGGTGTCGACCGGGTCGGCCTGTTCTTCCGGATCCCTCGAGCCGTCCCACGTTCTGGTGGCGATGGGGATCGATACCGTCCTGGCCCAGGGAACCCTTCGCATCAGCATGGGCCGCGGAACCACCAGGGAGGAGATTGAGTTTTTCCTGGATATCTTTCCGTCCATCGTCGGGAGGCTCAGGGCCATGTCCCCTCTGGGGGCCAGGTGGAGTGAACAGTACAATCAGGCCAAATAA
- a CDS encoding Rrf2 family transcriptional regulator — protein MKITTRASYTVRALLDLAQNSEGGRPVRLSDISSREGISHSYLEQLFNQLKKVGVVKGKKGPGGGYVLNKVPGEILIGDVIRAVEGDEKLFLCTEETVGEDPCSRYPYCTTHHLWERLSFRVHEFLNSITLADLLRDAGYLEEDEERNNAENLS, from the coding sequence ATGAAGATCACCACCCGGGCCAGTTATACGGTGCGAGCCCTTCTTGACCTGGCCCAGAATTCGGAGGGTGGGAGACCGGTCAGGTTGTCGGATATTTCCTCGCGGGAGGGGATCTCCCACTCTTACCTTGAGCAGCTGTTCAACCAGTTAAAGAAGGTGGGGGTTGTCAAGGGGAAGAAGGGGCCTGGCGGCGGCTACGTTCTAAACAAGGTCCCTGGGGAGATCCTTATAGGCGATGTAATTCGAGCTGTGGAGGGGGATGAGAAGCTTTTCCTGTGTACCGAAGAAACAGTCGGGGAAGACCCATGCAGCCGATATCCCTACTGTACCACGCACCACCTGTGGGAGAGGCTTTCTTTCAGGGTACATGAGTTTTTAAACTCGATTACCCTGGCGGATCTCCTTCGGGACGCCGGATATCTTGAGGAAGACGAGGAGAGAAATAATGCAGAGAATCTATCTTGA
- the cysE gene encoding serine O-acetyltransferase, with amino-acid sequence MFETLKADIRAAKERDPACRSALDVVFSYPGFHAVVLHRISHRLWEWRLFFLARLLSHVGRFLTGIEIHPAVRAGKGFFIDHGMGVVIGETAEIGENVTLYQGVTLGGVSLKKEKRHPTLRNNVVVGAGAKVLGPFEVGENSRIGSNSVVVNAVPPNSTVVGIPGRIVVKEGRKVGEVDLDHQVMPDPVAQAFTCLMEHVNILHKRLNAISEKEDQEQSRFEELSRRLDDIVKKSIKEATKPSPSKKAGAK; translated from the coding sequence ATGTTTGAAACGTTAAAGGCCGACATCAGGGCTGCCAAAGAGAGGGATCCGGCATGCCGGAGCGCACTGGATGTGGTTTTCAGCTACCCCGGATTTCATGCCGTGGTCCTTCATCGAATTTCCCACCGCCTTTGGGAGTGGCGCCTGTTCTTTCTTGCCAGGTTACTCTCCCATGTGGGACGGTTCCTGACCGGCATTGAGATCCACCCTGCCGTCAGGGCCGGGAAGGGGTTTTTTATCGATCACGGCATGGGCGTTGTTATCGGCGAAACCGCGGAAATAGGCGAGAACGTGACCCTCTACCAGGGTGTAACCCTGGGAGGGGTGAGCCTGAAAAAAGAAAAACGGCACCCGACTCTCAGGAACAATGTGGTAGTTGGTGCGGGAGCCAAGGTCCTCGGGCCATTCGAGGTTGGTGAAAACAGCCGTATCGGGTCGAACTCGGTGGTGGTCAATGCGGTGCCGCCGAACTCCACAGTGGTGGGAATCCCAGGAAGGATCGTGGTGAAGGAGGGCAGAAAAGTCGGTGAGGTGGACCTTGATCACCAGGTGATGCCCGACCCTGTCGCCCAGGCTTTCACCTGCCTCATGGAGCATGTGAACATTCTCCATAAACGCCTGAACGCCATCAGCGAGAAGGAAGATCAGGAGCAGTCCAGGTTCGAGGAACTCAGTCGCAGACTTGACGATATTGTGAAGAAGTCCATCAAGGAGGCAACAAAACCGTCCCCTTCCAAAAAGGCCGGCGCCAAATGA